CGCGACGAGGCGCCGCTCTTCGTCAACCAGACGTCCGAGCCGCGGCCCGACGGACGCTGCGTCGTCATGCTGCTCGACCTCGACGCTCATCTTCAGCCCAATCCCTACATGCTGCAGCGGATGTTCGGACTGACCGTCGCCGAAACCCGGCTCGCCATGCTGCTGGCGCAGGGGGAGGTGCCGATGGAGATCGCCCGCAGCCGGCATCTCAGCCGCACGACCGTGCGCTCCCAGCTCGCCGCCATCTTCGCCAAGACGCAGACGCGGCGTCAGGCGCAGCTCGTCTCCCTTCTCACGCGGGTTGCCGTGCTGCCCTGACCGGGCGGCGCGCCGGCTTGTGACGGAGGGAGAAGCACCATGCACATTACAATGATCGGCTGCGGCTATGTGGGCCTCGTATCGGGCGCCTGCTTCGCCGATTTCGGCCATTCGGTCACCTGCGTCGACAGCGATCCGGCGCGGATCGCGGCCCTGCGTGGCGGCCAGGTTCCCATTTACGAACCCGGCCTCGTCGAGCTGGTCGCAAGAAACGTGGAGGCGGGACGCCTTGCCTTTACCACGGCACTGGCGCCCGCGGTTGGGGAGGCGGATGCCGTCTTCATCGCGGTCGGCACGCCCTCGCGGCGTGGAGACGGCTTTGCCGACATCTCCCATGTCTTTGCCGCGGCGCGCGAGATCGCCGCGGCGCTGCGCGGCGTCACCGTGGTGATCACGAAGTCGACCGTTCCGGTCGGCACCAGCGACGAGGTCGAACGGATCATCCGCGCGACCAATCCGGCCGCTGACGTCGTCGTCGCCTCAAACCCGGAATTCCTGCGGGAAGGGGCGGCCATCGCCGATTTCAAGCGGCCCGATCGGATCGTTGTCGGCACCAACGACCCGCGTGCGCGCGAGGTGATGGCCGAGATCTACCGGCCGCTCTTCCTCAACGCCTCGCCGTTGCTTTTTGCCTCGCGGAGGGCCGCCGAGCTGATCAAATATGCAGCCAACGCCTTCCTCGCGATGAAGATCACCTTCATCAACGAGATCGCGGACCTGTGCGAGAAGGTCGGGGCCGACGTGCAGGATGTCGCCCGCGGCATCGGCGCGGACAACCGCATCGGGCCGAAATTCCTGCATGCCGGCCCCGGTTTCGGCGGATCCTGCTTCCCGAAGGACACGCTCGCCCTCGTCAAGACCGCACAGGACTACGACACGCCGCTGCGGCTCATCGAGGCGACGGTTGCCGTCAACGATCAGCGCAAGCGCGCCATGGCGCGCAGGATCATCGTGGCGGCGGGCGGTTCGGTGCGCGGCAAGGTGATTGCCGTGCTGGGGCTCACCTTCAAGCCGAATACTGACGATGTCCGGGAAGCGCCCTCGCTCGCCATCATCCGCGGCCTGCTCGACGCCGGCGCGGCTGTCCGTGCCCATGACCCCGAGGGCATGGAACAGGCACGCGCCCTGCTGCCCGAGGTCGAGTTCTGCGAAAATCCCTATGAGGCAGCCCGGTGCGCATCGGCGCTCGCCATCGTCACGGAATGGGACCAGTTCCGCGCGCTCGGTCTGCGGCGGCTGAAGGAGGTGATGGCCCAGGCGGTTCTGATCGATCTGCGGAACATCTATTCCGCGCGCGAGGTTGTCCGCCACGGCTTCCGCTATGTCGGGGTCGGCCAAGGCGACGACGAACAGCCGCCGGCGGTCAGGCTCCGCCGCACCAGGCGTCCGGACATGACCGGACCGGCGGCCTCGGGTGGTGCAGGACCGGATCAGGTCCGCGACCGGAGGCGGGCATGACGCGTTTCCTGATCACCGGCACCGCAGGGTTCATCGGTTTCCATCTCGCCCGGCGGCTGCTGGCCGAGGGCCACGCCGTGGTTGGCTTCGATGCCATCACCGACTACTACGACCCGCGGCTGAAACGGGCGCGCCATGCGCTTCTGGAGCAGTTCTCGGGTTTCCAGCCGGTGATCGCCCGGCTGGAGGACGAGGCCGCGCTCCAGAAGGCGGCCGAGCTTGCCGCGCCGGAGGTCGTCGTCCACCTCGCCGCGCAGGCGGGCGTGCGCTACTCGATCGAGGCGCCGCATGCCTATGTCGGCCACAATGTCGTGGGTTCGTTCAACCTTCTGGAGGTGGCGCGGCGCTTGCGGCCGCGCCATCTGCTGCTTGCCTCGACGAGTTCCGTCTATGGCGGCGGTCCGACCCCGTTCCGCGAGGTCGACCGCGCCGACTGGCCGATCACGCTCTACGCCGCGACCAAGAAGGCGATGGAGGCCATGGCGCACAGCTATGCCCATCTCTGGCATATTCCAACGACCTGCTTCCGCTTCTTCACGGTCTATGGCCCATGGGGACGGCCTGACATGGCCCTGTTCAAATTCGTCGATGCCATGCTGGCCGGTCGGCCCATCGAGCTCTACGGGCGGGGCGACATGCGGCGCGACTTCACCTATGTCGACGATCTGGTCGAGGCGGTCGTGCGCCTCATCGACCGGACGCCGCTGCAGGGCGCGCCGGTTGCGGTCGACGATGGAGCCGACAGCCTGTCGCCGGTCGCCCCCTGGCGCGTCGTCAATATCGCCGGCGGCATGCCGGTCGGCGTGCAGGACTTCGTGGCCTCCATCGAACATGCGACCGGCAGGCGGGCCGAGCGCATTCTGCTGCCCATGCAGCCCGGCGATATCAGGGAAACGCATGCCGACCATCGCCTGCTGACGGCGCTGACCGGCTATCGACCCTCCACGCCTGTGGCGGAGGGCGTGCGTCACTTCGTGGACTGGTATCTCGACTATTCGGGCGCGAGAGCAGCCAGGGCGTCCTGAGCGCGTGGCCGGCTCCGCCTTGCAAGGGCTATTTCTCGCGGAAGGCCCGCTTCAACTGGTCGCCGATCGGCTTCACCAGATAGGCGAGGGCTGTGCGGTCTCCCGTGCGCACATAGACTTCGGCTGGCATGCCCTGCACCAGCCGGTGGTCGCCGAGCCGGGCGAGTTCGCCGTCGCGCAGCGCGACGCGCGCCGTGTAATAGGCGGTGCCGAGGTTCGGATCGCGGACCACGTCGGCGGACACCCGCAGAACCTTGGCCTCCACCTCCGGCGTCGTGCCATGGGGCAGGGCCGTCAGGCGGACATGGGCGGCCTGTCCGGCGACCACCTTTTCGATATCCTGCGGCTGGACGCGGATTTCGATCACCAGATCGTCGTCGCCCGGCACGATCTGCATGATCTGCTGGCCGGCCGGGATGACGCCGCCCACGGTGTGATGGGCGAGTTGGTGGACGATGCCGCTCTGCGGAGCGCGGATCTCGATCCGTTTCAGGGCGTCCTCCGCCTGGACGCGCCGCTCCACGAGTTCGCCGAGCTTGGCCTGCACGTCGCGCAGCTCGCTGGAGACTTCCCGACGCAGATCCTGGCCGATCTGGAGGATAAGCAGCTCGGTCTCGGTGATCCGCGCCTGCGCGCGGGCGCGCTCGGCGACGAACTGGCCGACATCGCCTTTCAGCCGGGCCTGCTCGCGTTCGAGTTCCACCATGCGCGTGCGCGGCACCAGATTGCGGCGGAACAGGTCGCCGATATCGGCCACCTCGCGGTCGATCAGCTCTGCCTGCCGGCGGCGAGCCTGCTCCTGAGCGGCGATGCCGGTAATTTCCTCGCGGATCTGGTCGATGCGCTCGCGGAACTGCCTGGTCTGGCCCTCCCGGGCTTCGAGCCTCGCCTGGAACAGGATCCTCTCGCTGTCGAAGGCGCGCACGACGTCGGGGAAGCCCACCCACGGTTCCAGCGCACCGGGAACGGTCAGTTCGCGCAGGCCATCGCGCTCGGCTTCCAGCCGCGCCATCCGCGCCTCCGCCTCGATGATCTGCTTGACCACGACTTGCAGGTTGGCGCGGATCACGGTGTCGTCGAGCCGCATGAGGACGTCGCCCTCCTTCACATGGGCCGTCTCGCGCACCCGTATCTCGCCGATGACGCCGCCGGTCGGATGCTGCACCGTCTTCACGTAGGTATCCGCCACCACCGTGCCGCTGGCCACCACCGCGCCCGACAGTGGCACGGTCGCGCCCCAGAGGCCGAGGCCGCCGACGAGGCCGGCGACGATGATCATGCCATTCCGGATCAGGGCGTCCGTGGCCGGGTCGGGACCGGGCGCGAACAGCATGGAGCCGGCGCGTTTCACGGCGTTGCCCGCAAGGCTGCGCGCGACCGGCAGGGCCGCCATGAGGAAGGCGAGCTTGTCGCGTGCGTCGATCGTCATCGGGTTTCGCCCTCGGTGGACAGAACGCGGTCGAGGATGGCATCGCGCGGCCCGAAGGCGGCCAGCCGGCCCTCGCGCATCACCGCCACCGTATCGACCGCTGCCAGCGCGCTCGGCCGGTGAGCGATGACGATGGCGATGCCGTTGCGCTCGCGGATGCGGCGGATGGCTTCGGTGACGGCGTCCTCGCCGTCGGTGTCCAGATTGGCGTTGGGTTCGTCGAGCAGCACCAGGAAAGGGTCGCCGAACACGGCGCGGGCCAGCGCGACGCGCTGGCGCTGCCCGCCGGAGAGAGCAAGCCCCCCCTCGCCGATACGGGTCTCGTAGCCTTCGGGCAGCGCGCGGATCATTCCGTCGCAGCCGGCGACGCGGGCCGCGGCGACCACCTGATCGAGGCGAGCGCCGGGCCGGAACCGCGCGATGTTCTCGGCGACGGTGCCGTCGAACAGGCCGATATCCTGGGGCAGGTAGCCAATGAAGTCGCCGCGCGCATCAGGCGCCCATTGCGACAGTTCCGAGCCGTCCAGCCGGACGGAGCCGCGCGCCGGCGCCCACACGCCCGCGAGGACGCGCGCCAGGGTCGACTTTCCCGACGCCGAGGGGCCGATAATGCCGAGCGCCTGGCCGGCGATCAGCGACAGCGACTCGCCGTGGAGGATCGGCGCCTGGCTGCCGGGCGCGGCGACCACCGCCTGTTCGAGCGTCAGCATCCGCTTCGGCGCCGGCAGCGGCTGCAGCGGCGGGGCTTCCGGGATCGCCCGTGCCGCAAGGCGCAGCCGGCCCCAGGCCTGACGCATGGCGATGAAGCCCTTCCAATGGGCCACCGCCGTTTCGATGGGCGCCAGCGCGCGGCCCATGAGGATGGAGGCCGCAATCATCACGCCGGGGGAAGCCTGGTCGATCAGCACCAGATAGGCCCCGAGGCCGAGAATGGCCGACTGCATCGCCATGCGGAACACGCGCGAAACCGTGCCGAAAGTGGACGAGGCATCGGTCGTGGCCTGATGGGCGGCCAGATAGCGCTCATTGACCGCCAGATAGCGGCCGACCAGCGCCTGCTGCATGCCCATGGCCGCGATCGCCTCGGCATTGCGCCGCGACGTCTCGGTCATGGCGAGGCGCGTGCCGATCTCCTGCGAGAGGACCCGGCTCGGCCCGCGCACGGCATATTCGGTGAAATAGGTGATGGCGAACAGCATGATGCCGCCCGCCAGCACGGCCCAGCCGATCAGCGGGTGCAGGACGAAGCAGAGAAGGACGAAGAGCGGTGTCCAGGGCAGGTCGAAGAAGGCGGTCGGCCCGAGGCCCGAGACGAAGGCGCGCACCGTGTCGAGATCACGGCTCGGCTGGAGCGGATCTGCCGAGCGGCCCGCCTGGAGCGGGATTTCGAGCACCAGCCGGTAGACGCGCGCGGCCAGGCGCCGGTCCACCGACAGCCCGATGCGGGTCAGGAGCCTCTGGCGGATGATGTCGAGCAGTGCCAGCACCAGGAAGACGCCCGCCAGCAGGGCCGTCAATCCGACGAGTGTCTGGATCGAGCGGCTGACCAGCACCCGGTCATAGACCTGGAGCATGTAGATGGCCCCCGACAGCATCAGGACATTGAGGACGCCGGAGAACAGGGCCGCTGCCTTGAGGGGGCCGCGGCAGGCCTTCAGGGCCGCCGCCACCGGGTCGTCTTTCGCCGCGGCGAGATGCGCCCGGGCGCCGTTCGAATTGCCGTTCACTTTCAGCCCTTCCGAGATCGGTTGGCGGGACGTGGCCGGTCCGGCCCGCGGCTGGGATCCGCGATCCGCGCAAGGGCCGGGACGGGAGCACTGGCTGCAACATCGCCGCGAGGGCTCGTTCCGCAGCACGGAAGGGGGAGCCTCGAGGCCAATGCACCGGAGCCCGCCAGCTCCGTCGCGCGGCGGCGGACGAACCGCCCGCGCAAGTCCGAGGGGATCACGGGCACAGGCGGTTCGCGCTGTACGATCCTCATTTGCGGAACGCCGCCGGAGCCTCGCTCCGACGGCGTCTGCCTTCACGTCCTTGCTGCGACGGCGGCCTTGTGCCGCGTGTCGCCGCGAGGATGGCGACTACGGCCTCAGCCCCACAGATGGTCCCATGCGGAATGGTGATTGCCCGGCGTCTTGCCGACGGGCGAGGAGACGTCCGCATGGCCCTGGCCGGAGACGTCGGCGCCGGCGCCCGCATCGGCGAAGAAGCGGCTTCCATCGCGGTTTTCCAGGAACGCGAACTGACCGCTGGCGCCGACCTTGCCGACAAGGCTCGCGCTGTCGGCACGGCTCATCGCGTCCGAGGCTCCGGATCCCGCATCCGCGAACCGGAAGGCATCCACGGCCGCGAATTTCTGGGCGAACTTCTGTCCGCCGCCCGCCCAGTCGGGGCGACCGCCATGGTCCCAATGGCCGCGGCGGCCGCCATCGCCGGTCGCGCTCGCCGGGGCGGTCGGCTCGCTCACCGCGGGCGTGCCGCCATTGCCCGAGCCGGCGGTGGAACCGGCATCCGGATCCGTGGGATGGGGCGCGGTCGGCAGTGCGCCCGTGTCGACGCCGCCGGCATCGGTCGGCGGGGTCGCCGGCTCGGTCACGGCCGGAGCCGTCGGCGTGGCGGTGCCGGCGTTATGCTCGCGGAAGACGTCGAGCAGCCCGGCATGGGTCGACAGAGCCTGGTCGCCGTTCTGCGACTCCCAGTGATAGGCATAGTCGAAGGCCGGGTTGGGCACGACGCCGGCCCAGTGATCGATCATCGCCTTCATCTGCGTGGAGGTCGGCATGACATAGGCGTCGCCGGTATCGGTCGACCAGCCGCCGCCGCCGAAGGCCTGATAGACCGGCACGATGCTCGAGAGGGGAATGCCGGCCTTGATCGCGGCGTCGACGTTCTTGTCGATCGCGGACAGATCGAGCTGCCCGCCGGACCGCACCGGATAGGGATCGAGGCCGTAATAGTCGATGCCGGTATTGGCCGGATTATAGGTGTCCATGTAGCTTGGATTGGTCGTCATGCCCATGTTCATCATGACGATGAACGTCTTGGCACCGGGCACATTGGCGTGGATCCAGTCGGATTCGGCCTTCAGGTCCGCGGCCGAGACCTCGGGCCCCCACAGGCCGGTCGGATCCGGTTCGTCCGCGAGATAGAAGCCAAATAACTTATCGTTTCCAATGTATTGATAGACCGTATTTATGAAATCGCTGGTGACGCCCTCGGCTTTATCGAGCCAAACCAGCCCTTTGGTTCCTTCTGGGAGTGAATTGAGCTGTTCAACTGACTGAACGTCAGCCAAATTGAATCCAAAAGATCCAGCGGAATACGTTCCATTGCTCTCAATTCCACCGCCGGCAACGTAATGCAATGTCATAATATGCTCCTGAAATATGATTCAGCTTGCGCAAATGGTCTCGCGGCCTTTGGTGGCGAGAATGTGGTTAATGGCTACTCATTTTTCCCATAATCAGCGACCTGCGCGTGTGATTTTTGATTCGATCCTATCCGCGATGGTGGTGGAGAACGGCTGATATTTTCAAGAAAAAGCAGAGATTCCATGATGTTGTTGCCGATTTGACCATTCGCGCCTGCCGATACGTCAGGATATCTGATCGGACTACCCCATAAGAGGTAGAGCTAATCCCATTGCGCTCTGGTTGCTGATGCTTCCGCTAGGGCAGATTTGACGGCCGGTTGCTGGTCCAGCGACCGGAAACCCCCGAGGCTGCAAATGCACGTGACCGGGAGCGACGAGGTGGCGGCGGCCTATGCCAGCGGCCGCGCCAGGTTCATGGGGCTGGATCTCCTGGTGGCGCCCGGCGCCCTCGTACCGCGGCCGGAGACGGAGCTTCTCGGCGCGACCGCCGTCGACACATTGCACGGCATGGCGCTCACGGCCCCGCGGGTCGTCGACATGTGCTGCGGCACCGGCAATCTCGCCTGCGCCATCGCCGCGCGCGTCCGGCAGGCCCGTCTGTGGGCCTGCGACCTCACGGCAGAATGTGTCGCCGTCACGCAGCGCAATATCGCGGCCCTCGGCTTCGCGGACCGTGCCGCGGCATTCCAGGGCGATCTGTTCGCGCCCCTGTCCGGCAAGGGGCTCGAGCGGACGATCGATCTGGTCGTCTGCAACCCGCCCTACATTTCCGAGAAACGGCTCATGGGCGAGCGCGCGCATCTCCTCGCCCATGAGCCACGCGAAGCCTTCGCCGCCGGGCCTTACGGGCTGAGCATCCATGTGAGAGTGCTGAAGGAGGCGCTGCCCTATCTGCGTCCTGGAGGCGCCCTGCTGTTCGAGGTGGGGCTTGGCCAGGACCGTCAGGTCGCGGGCCTGTTCGCGCGCAGCGGCGCCTATGGCGCCGTCTCGGTGGTGGCCGATGCCGCCGGCGCCGGTCGCGTCGTGCTCGGATATGCGCAGCCGTCCTGAGCGGAAGGCAGCCCTTGTGATGGAGCGCATGGGCGCTGTCGCGCATGCTTCGTCTGAACGGATGATGAAGCGCCCGGACGGGAAGGCGACAAAACAGTCTGGACATTGGGCGAGGTTCGATATGGGTCCGGCGCATCCGCGATCGGCATGGGCAGAGCAACGTCCGGAGCCCTTATCGGCGCCGCCGCGCGATTGCGGCACCCGGGCACAGCGGGTCCTGGCGCGGGAAAACGGCCTTCCGATCGTTTTCCTCCTGCCGGGATCGGTCGGCTACGGCCGCAGCCTCGCCGGCCTCGCAGCCGCCATGGCCGGTGCGGCCCGGATCGTCCCGATCCGTTATCCGGACCTGCGGACGATGCTCGCCGGGCGCGGTTCGCTGGCCGCCATGGCCGATGATGCCATGGAGCAGATCCGCGGCGAGCAGCCGAGCGGTCCCGTCCGTCTGCTCGGACATTCGCTCGGCGGAGCGGTGGCCTTCGAGGTCGCCGGCCGGCTTCTGGCCAGCGGGCGCTCGGTGCGGTTTCTCGGCATCCTCGACACGAGCATCCTCGCAGAGCGCTCCGAATATCGCGAGACCGTCTTGCGCACGCTGCAGCGCATCCGCGCCAGCCAGGTGAGCGCCGCACGGATGGCGTGTCGCGCCCTCGCCAAGATTGCGACCGCTCTCGGCTGCGAGGCGCTGCTCGCACGCATCGTCGATCGCCGGGGCGTGAGCCAGTTCAACGCCACGCGGTTCCGCATCACGCTCGAACTGCAGGAGGTGCTGCGCGCGCGCGCCTTCTTTCGTTGGCTCGACCAGCCGAAGGCTTCGCTGCCGCTCGCCGCGACGCTGTTCCGCTGCGCGCGCAAGGACATGCCCCAGCATCTCGGCTGGGAGGGCCTGTTCGCCAGGCTGGAGGTGACGGCCATCGACGGCGGCCATATCGACCTCATCATGGAGCCGCACCTGACGAGGAACCATCCTCTGATCGAGGCCGCGATCGTCGGCTCCTACGCGCCGGCCGAGATCGCGCCGCGGGGAGCGGCATCATGAGCAACCTGGCGCCGATCACCCGCCTCGACGCCTTCGACCGGGAGGTGCTGAAACTCGATGCGGCGGAAGAGACCGGCCGTATTGTCGCGGCGCTGGGCCATCAGGTGGTTGCGGTGCTCGGCCGTCGCGGCGCGGTCGTCGGCCTGTCGGGCGGCGTCGACAGCTCGGTCGTCGCCGCGCTCTGCGTGCGGGCGTTCGGGCGCGAGAAGGTTCTCGGCCTGCTGATGCCCGAGCATCATTCCTCCGGCGAGTCCTTGCGGCTCGGGCGCGGCATCGCGGCCGAGTTCGGCATCGAGGCGATCGTCGAGGATATCGGGCCGGCGCTCGGAGCGCTTGGCGCCTACCGCCGGCAGGAGGACGCGATCCGTGCCGTTGTGCCAGACTATGGCGAAGGCTGGAAGTGCAAGCTCGTCCTGCCGCCGATCCGCGAAAGCACCGGCATCAACGTCACCCGTCTGACGGTGCAGGACCCGCAAGGCGCGGTGGCGACCGTCCGCCTGCCGCCGGACAGCTACCTGCAGCTCGTCGCCGCGACGAACTACAAGCAGCGTCTGCGCAAGATGACCGAGTACTACCATGCCGACCGGCTGAGATATGCGGTCGTCGGCACGCCCAACCGGCTCGAGCACGACCAGGGCTTCTTCGTCAAACAGGGCGACGGCATGGCCGACGTGATGCCGATCGCGCACCTCTACAAGACCCAGGTCTACCAGCTCGCCGCTTATCTCGGCGTGCCGGAGGAGATCCGGCAGCGCCCGCCGACCACGGACACGTTCTCCATGCCGCAGAGCCAGGAGGAATTCTACTTCGCGCTGCCTTATGACCTGATGGACCTCTGCCTCTATGCGGCCGATCACGGCATTGCCGCCGAGACTGCGGCAAGGGTCACCGGCCTGACGGTCGATCAGGTGCGCCGGGCCTTCCGGGATATCGGGGCCAAGCGCCGTGCGTCCCGCTATCTTCACGCGCGGTCGCTGCTCGTCGCGCCGGTCGCCACGGAGTGAAACCATGTGCGGCGTGGCAGGCATCGTGTCCCTCGGCGCCGCGATTCCACCGCCTTCGCGCGCGGCGCTGGCGCGCATGGCGGGGGCGCTCGTCCATCGCGGCCCGGACGAGCAGGGCCTCTATCGCGATGCACGGGCGGGCCTCGCCCATGCCCGCCTGTCGATCATCGACAGAGACGGCGGCCGGCAGCCTCTGGCCGATATCGACGGCACGGCGTGGGTCGTCTTCAACGGCGAGATCTTCAACTATGTCGAACTGCGCGCCGAACTGATGGCGCTCGGCCATGGCTTCCGCACGCGCAGCGACACCGAAGTGGTCGTGCAGGCCTGGCGTGCCTGGGGCGAGGCCGCCTTCGAGCGACTGAAGGGCCAGTGGGCGCTGGCGCTGTGGGTGCCTGCCGAACGACGCCTGGTCCTCTCCCGTGACAGGACCGGCATCTGCCCGCTCTACCTTTGCGAGCACGGCGGCCGCCTTCTGTTCGCGAGCGAGGTGAAGGCGATCTTCGCGGCCGATCCGGCGATCCCGCGCGCGCTCGATGCTGCCGGCCTCGACCAGGCGTTCACGCTGTGGACGACCGTCGCCCCGCAGGGCGTGTTCGCCGGCATCCGCGAACTCGCCCCCGGCCACACGCGCGTCTATCGCGACGGCGTCATGCGCGAGCATTGCTTCTGGCAGCCGCAGTTTCCCCTCGGCGATGATGGTTTCAAGGGCTCTCTGGACGAAGCCGTGGAGATGGTGCGCGCGGCACTCGACGAGGCCGTCTCGCTTCGGATGGTTCGTTCCGACGTGCCGGTCGGAAGCTATCTGTCGGGCGGCCTCGACAGTTCGCTGGTCGCGGCGATGGGGCGGCGCTTCGCCGGCGACCGCTTCCAGACCTTCTCGCTGCGCTTCGCCGATGCCGAGTACGACGAGACCGAGTACCAGCGCCTGATGGTCCGCCGGACGGGTAGCGAGCATCATGAGCTTGTCGTCGGGCGCGGCGACATCGCCGAGGTCTTTCCCGACGTGGTCAGCCATGGCGAGCGGCCGATCCTGCGCACCTCGCCCGCGCCGCTGTTCCTGTTGTCGCGGATGGTGCGCCAGGCCGGGATCAAGGTGGTGCTCACCGGCGAGGGGGCCGACGAGGTGTTCGCCGGCTATGACCTGTTCCGCGAGGCGAAGGTCCGGCGCTTCTGGGCGCGGCAGCCCGATTCCGCCTGGCGGTGGCGGCTGATCGAGCGGCTCTATCCCTATCTCTCCCGGTCGCCCGTCCAGCACCGGGCGA
This portion of the bacterium YEK0313 genome encodes:
- the tuaD_1 gene encoding UDP-glucose 6-dehydrogenase TuaD, coding for MHITMIGCGYVGLVSGACFADFGHSVTCVDSDPARIAALRGGQVPIYEPGLVELVARNVEAGRLAFTTALAPAVGEADAVFIAVGTPSRRGDGFADISHVFAAAREIAAALRGVTVVITKSTVPVGTSDEVERIIRATNPAADVVVASNPEFLREGAAIADFKRPDRIVVGTNDPRAREVMAEIYRPLFLNASPLLFASRRAAELIKYAANAFLAMKITFINEIADLCEKVGADVQDVARGIGADNRIGPKFLHAGPGFGGSCFPKDTLALVKTAQDYDTPLRLIEATVAVNDQRKRAMARRIIVAAGGSVRGKVIAVLGLTFKPNTDDVREAPSLAIIRGLLDAGAAVRAHDPEGMEQARALLPEVEFCENPYEAARCASALAIVTEWDQFRALGLRRLKEVMAQAVLIDLRNIYSAREVVRHGFRYVGVGQGDDEQPPAVRLRRTRRPDMTGPAASGGAGPDQVRDRRRA
- a CDS encoding UDP-glucose 4-epimerase, with product MTRFLITGTAGFIGFHLARRLLAEGHAVVGFDAITDYYDPRLKRARHALLEQFSGFQPVIARLEDEAALQKAAELAAPEVVVHLAAQAGVRYSIEAPHAYVGHNVVGSFNLLEVARRLRPRHLLLASTSSVYGGGPTPFREVDRADWPITLYAATKKAMEAMAHSYAHLWHIPTTCFRFFTVYGPWGRPDMALFKFVDAMLAGRPIELYGRGDMRRDFTYVDDLVEAVVRLIDRTPLQGAPVAVDDGADSLSPVAPWRVVNIAGGMPVGVQDFVASIEHATGRRAERILLPMQPGDIRETHADHRLLTALTGYRPSTPVAEGVRHFVDWYLDYSGARAARAS
- the prsE_2 gene encoding Type I secretion system membrane fusion protein PrsE, which gives rise to MTIDARDKLAFLMAALPVARSLAGNAVKRAGSMLFAPGPDPATDALIRNGMIIVAGLVGGLGLWGATVPLSGAVVASGTVVADTYVKTVQHPTGGVIGEIRVRETAHVKEGDVLMRLDDTVIRANLQVVVKQIIEAEARMARLEAERDGLRELTVPGALEPWVGFPDVVRAFDSERILFQARLEAREGQTRQFRERIDQIREEITGIAAQEQARRRQAELIDREVADIGDLFRRNLVPRTRMVELEREQARLKGDVGQFVAERARAQARITETELLILQIGQDLRREVSSELRDVQAKLGELVERRVQAEDALKRIEIRAPQSGIVHQLAHHTVGGVIPAGQQIMQIVPGDDDLVIEIRVQPQDIEKVVAGQAAHVRLTALPHGTTPEVEAKVLRVSADVVRDPNLGTAYYTARVALRDGELARLGDHRLVQGMPAEVYVRTGDRTALAYLVKPIGDQLKRAFREK
- the prsD_2 gene encoding Type I secretion system ATP-binding protein PrsD is translated as MNGNSNGARAHLAAAKDDPVAAALKACRGPLKAAALFSGVLNVLMLSGAIYMLQVYDRVLVSRSIQTLVGLTALLAGVFLVLALLDIIRQRLLTRIGLSVDRRLAARVYRLVLEIPLQAGRSADPLQPSRDLDTVRAFVSGLGPTAFFDLPWTPLFVLLCFVLHPLIGWAVLAGGIMLFAITYFTEYAVRGPSRVLSQEIGTRLAMTETSRRNAEAIAAMGMQQALVGRYLAVNERYLAAHQATTDASSTFGTVSRVFRMAMQSAILGLGAYLVLIDQASPGVMIAASILMGRALAPIETAVAHWKGFIAMRQAWGRLRLAARAIPEAPPLQPLPAPKRMLTLEQAVVAAPGSQAPILHGESLSLIAGQALGIIGPSASGKSTLARVLAGVWAPARGSVRLDGSELSQWAPDARGDFIGYLPQDIGLFDGTVAENIARFRPGARLDQVVAAARVAGCDGMIRALPEGYETRIGEGGLALSGGQRQRVALARAVFGDPFLVLLDEPNANLDTDGEDAVTEAIRRIRERNGIAIVIAHRPSALAAVDTVAVMREGRLAAFGPRDAILDRVLSTEGETR
- the prmC_2 gene encoding Release factor glutamine methyltransferase, with the protein product MHVTGSDEVAAAYASGRARFMGLDLLVAPGALVPRPETELLGATAVDTLHGMALTAPRVVDMCCGTGNLACAIAARVRQARLWACDLTAECVAVTQRNIAALGFADRAAAFQGDLFAPLSGKGLERTIDLVVCNPPYISEKRLMGERAHLLAHEPREAFAAGPYGLSIHVRVLKEALPYLRPGGALLFEVGLGQDRQVAGLFARSGAYGAVSVVADAAGAGRVVLGYAQPS
- the entF gene encoding Enterobactin synthase component F; this translates as MGPAHPRSAWAEQRPEPLSAPPRDCGTRAQRVLARENGLPIVFLLPGSVGYGRSLAGLAAAMAGAARIVPIRYPDLRTMLAGRGSLAAMADDAMEQIRGEQPSGPVRLLGHSLGGAVAFEVAGRLLASGRSVRFLGILDTSILAERSEYRETVLRTLQRIRASQVSAARMACRALAKIATALGCEALLARIVDRRGVSQFNATRFRITLELQEVLRARAFFRWLDQPKASLPLAATLFRCARKDMPQHLGWEGLFARLEVTAIDGGHIDLIMEPHLTRNHPLIEAAIVGSYAPAEIAPRGAAS
- the nadE_1 gene encoding NH(3)-dependent NAD(+) synthetase, giving the protein MSNLAPITRLDAFDREVLKLDAAEETGRIVAALGHQVVAVLGRRGAVVGLSGGVDSSVVAALCVRAFGREKVLGLLMPEHHSSGESLRLGRGIAAEFGIEAIVEDIGPALGALGAYRRQEDAIRAVVPDYGEGWKCKLVLPPIRESTGINVTRLTVQDPQGAVATVRLPPDSYLQLVAATNYKQRLRKMTEYYHADRLRYAVVGTPNRLEHDQGFFVKQGDGMADVMPIAHLYKTQVYQLAAYLGVPEEIRQRPPTTDTFSMPQSQEEFYFALPYDLMDLCLYAADHGIAAETAARVTGLTVDQVRRAFRDIGAKRRASRYLHARSLLVAPVATE
- the asnB_2 gene encoding Asparagine synthetase [glutamine-hydrolyzing] 1, with the protein product MCGVAGIVSLGAAIPPPSRAALARMAGALVHRGPDEQGLYRDARAGLAHARLSIIDRDGGRQPLADIDGTAWVVFNGEIFNYVELRAELMALGHGFRTRSDTEVVVQAWRAWGEAAFERLKGQWALALWVPAERRLVLSRDRTGICPLYLCEHGGRLLFASEVKAIFAADPAIPRALDAAGLDQAFTLWTTVAPQGVFAGIRELAPGHTRVYRDGVMREHCFWQPQFPLGDDGFKGSLDEAVEMVRAALDEAVSLRMVRSDVPVGSYLSGGLDSSLVAAMGRRFAGDRFQTFSLRFADAEYDETEYQRLMVRRTGSEHHELVVGRGDIAEVFPDVVSHGERPILRTSPAPLFLLSRMVRQAGIKVVLTGEGADEVFAGYDLFREAKVRRFWARQPDSAWRWRLIERLYPYLSRSPVQHRAMARQFFGHGLAGSAMPGFGLEPRWRTTAALKRLFSGEMRAAVAGADAASELVRSLPPAFAQWGPLAQDQYLEMRTLLSGYLLSAQGDRMLMAHSIEGRFPFLDEDVMAVANALPAGHKLRVLDEKHVLKRVAEPLVPPEIVARKKQPYRAPNALCFFGADAPDYVADLLSETSLRDANLFDPAAVARLAAKCRIHADKRDGDLSNSDNMALVGVLSTQLLHHRFVATRPEAEPLRALATDIDRLQHAEVLA